One genomic region from Actinocatenispora thailandica encodes:
- a CDS encoding WXG100 family type VII secretion target — protein MQVDHATLHTAANDVRSTRDDIQGDLTKLETLVQQDLASAWQGSAAGSFQQLMQRWSEDSKTLLKAMDDIADLLDKSGRQHQHNDEEQQQMLDKIHSALNG, from the coding sequence ATGCAGGTTGACCACGCGACGCTGCACACCGCAGCCAACGACGTCCGGTCGACCCGGGACGACATCCAGGGCGATCTGACCAAGCTCGAAACGCTCGTCCAGCAGGATCTGGCCAGCGCCTGGCAGGGTTCCGCGGCGGGCTCGTTCCAGCAGCTGATGCAGCGGTGGAGCGAGGACAGCAAGACGCTGCTCAAGGCGATGGACGACATCGCAGACCTGCTCGACAAGTCTGGCCGGCAGCACCAGCACAACGACGAGGAACAGCAGCAGATGCTGGACAAGATCCACTCGGCGCTGAACGGCTGA
- the eccB gene encoding type VII secretion protein EccB: MPTRREQLQGYRFVTRRIVSAMLSGEPESTVLPMRRLGLAAFASFMIATIVFAGVGVYGILRPGGKSAWKKDNTLVIERESGARYIYQGGTLHPVLNYASARLIVGATAPQQVSANSLRDVPRGAAIGIVGAPDSVPSADALVGLPWIVCSSPRFASSTTSLATELMVGRALPGGHGMGDKGLLVTEGSTDGTMYLLWHDERYKIPDDTSLTSLGLTGADRSVVGTAMISAVPQGRDLAVPRIPGKGEAGKTVDGTQHKVGDVFRSGDVYYVLMRDGLVSIHEVTAKLLLAGAQPTQVPANAVAGDLNARTTLEPKHFPAKVPEIESLSGSQPAVCAGYRGAKKGSVTESVTLRLYEQAPKALRPDPNAGNTTSGPADTGPVADRIVLPGGHGALVREQPQPGVTAGTTVFLVTDEGFKYALVTSGKKNASELLGFGGRKPVPVPVALLDLVPTGPALDPDQATRFNIVNAPSPTASPQKQTD, from the coding sequence ATGCCCACGCGGCGCGAACAGTTGCAGGGCTATCGGTTCGTCACCAGGAGGATCGTCTCGGCGATGCTGTCCGGCGAGCCGGAGAGCACTGTGCTGCCGATGCGTCGACTCGGCCTCGCCGCCTTCGCCAGCTTCATGATCGCGACCATCGTCTTCGCCGGCGTCGGGGTGTACGGCATCCTCCGGCCGGGCGGCAAGAGCGCCTGGAAGAAGGACAACACGCTGGTGATCGAGCGCGAGTCCGGGGCGCGCTACATCTACCAGGGCGGCACCCTGCATCCGGTGCTCAACTACGCGTCCGCCCGGCTGATCGTCGGTGCGACCGCGCCACAGCAGGTCTCGGCGAACTCGCTGCGGGACGTGCCGCGCGGCGCGGCCATCGGCATCGTCGGCGCGCCGGACTCGGTGCCGTCCGCGGACGCGCTGGTCGGCCTGCCGTGGATCGTGTGCAGCTCGCCGCGGTTCGCCAGCTCCACCACCAGCCTCGCCACCGAGCTGATGGTGGGCCGGGCGCTGCCCGGCGGTCATGGCATGGGCGACAAGGGATTGCTGGTGACCGAGGGCAGCACCGACGGCACCATGTACCTGCTCTGGCACGACGAGCGATACAAGATCCCGGACGACACCAGCCTCACCTCGCTCGGTCTGACCGGCGCCGACCGGTCGGTGGTCGGTACCGCGATGATCTCCGCGGTGCCGCAGGGCCGCGACCTCGCGGTGCCGCGGATCCCGGGCAAGGGCGAGGCGGGCAAGACCGTCGACGGTACTCAGCACAAGGTCGGTGACGTGTTCCGCAGCGGCGACGTCTACTACGTGCTGATGCGCGACGGGCTGGTCTCGATCCACGAGGTGACGGCGAAACTGCTGCTGGCGGGCGCGCAGCCGACGCAGGTGCCGGCGAACGCGGTGGCCGGCGACCTGAACGCGCGCACCACCCTGGAGCCGAAGCACTTCCCGGCCAAGGTGCCGGAGATCGAGTCGCTGTCCGGGAGCCAGCCCGCGGTGTGCGCCGGCTACCGGGGCGCGAAGAAGGGCAGCGTGACCGAGTCGGTCACGCTCCGGCTGTACGAGCAGGCGCCGAAGGCGCTGCGGCCGGATCCGAATGCCGGCAACACCACCAGCGGGCCGGCGGACACCGGCCCGGTCGCGGACCGCATCGTGCTGCCCGGTGGGCACGGTGCGCTGGTCCGGGAGCAGCCGCAGCCCGGTGTCACGGCCGGCACCACCGTCTTTCTGGTGACCGACGAGGGTTTCAAGTACGCGCTGGTCACATCCGGGAAGAAGAACGCGAGCGAGCTGCTCGGCTTCGGCGGCCGGAAGCCGGTGCCGGTGCCGGTCGCACTGCTCGACCTGGTGCCGACCGGGCCGGCGCTCGACCCGGACCAGGCCACCCGGTTCAACATCGTCAACGCACCGTCGCCGACCGCGAGCCCGCAGAAGCAGACGGACTGA
- a CDS encoding WXG100 family type VII secretion target, with translation MGNLAADPGDMSWDDIVTASCVNGSPATLSAASDRWKGVFRNADSVKEELDTLIKDLKDWKGSAGDAYRDNIKKISDQIHQIETDNKSKVVNLLDSCSSQLQSLQDQMPIPAEMYDDVSWMHQQAIDRNAIATNGLITLALPGDWKDKLYDNWVSGVAGDVLGWVSDQFTKWFTDTEDQARDILAGTNNEYDNANIKAGSPSPNNTQLSLNNDDRTDTGTGTGPGAGSMPDTGSGTMPDTKTPDTRHPKPDLPNTEHKVPSHDSLDDHPYPNTDHGGLGSHGGGGGGAGSGLAGAGGGAPTGAGVGGGGLGAGTGAGGSPVGKPVSPDGFVGAGGAGAGRGALGRGVLGGGHGGHGGGAGDGRDTWLTEDEDPWGGNDDSAPSVLGG, from the coding sequence ATGGGCAATCTCGCCGCCGATCCGGGCGACATGAGCTGGGACGACATCGTCACGGCGTCCTGCGTGAACGGCAGCCCGGCTACCTTGTCCGCGGCCTCCGACCGGTGGAAGGGCGTGTTCCGCAACGCCGACTCGGTCAAGGAGGAGCTGGACACCCTGATCAAGGATCTGAAGGACTGGAAGGGCAGCGCCGGCGACGCCTACCGGGACAACATCAAGAAGATCTCGGACCAGATCCACCAGATCGAGACCGACAACAAGTCCAAGGTCGTCAACCTGCTCGACAGCTGCTCCAGCCAGTTGCAGAGCCTGCAGGACCAGATGCCGATCCCGGCGGAGATGTACGACGACGTCAGCTGGATGCACCAGCAGGCGATCGACCGCAACGCCATCGCCACCAACGGACTCATCACGCTGGCCCTTCCCGGCGACTGGAAGGACAAGCTCTACGACAACTGGGTGAGCGGCGTCGCCGGCGACGTCCTCGGGTGGGTGAGCGACCAGTTCACCAAGTGGTTCACCGACACCGAGGACCAGGCCCGGGACATCCTCGCCGGTACGAACAACGAGTACGACAACGCGAACATCAAGGCGGGCAGCCCGTCGCCGAACAACACCCAGCTGAGCCTGAACAACGACGACCGGACCGACACCGGCACCGGCACCGGCCCGGGTGCCGGCAGCATGCCGGACACCGGCTCGGGCACGATGCCGGACACGAAGACGCCCGACACCCGGCATCCGAAGCCCGACCTGCCGAACACCGAACACAAGGTGCCCAGCCACGACTCGCTCGACGACCATCCCTACCCGAACACCGACCACGGCGGGCTCGGCTCGCACGGTGGCGGCGGCGGAGGCGCCGGTTCCGGGCTCGCCGGTGCCGGCGGCGGCGCCCCGACCGGCGCCGGCGTGGGTGGCGGCGGGCTCGGTGCCGGGACCGGCGCCGGTGGCAGCCCGGTGGGCAAGCCGGTGTCCCCGGACGGCTTCGTCGGCGCCGGCGGTGCCGGCGCGGGCCGGGGCGCACTCGGCCGCGGCGTGCTGGGCGGCGGCCACGGTGGACACGGCGGCGGTGCCGGCGACGGCCGGGACACCTGGCTGACCGAGGACGAGGACCCGTGGGGCGGCAACGACGACAGCGCGCCGTCGGTGCTGGGCGGTTGA
- a CDS encoding WXG100 family type VII secretion target: MSMIKVDPHVLQEAHSQMKSIAQGMDQKLDTLRSGLQRMEWEGSDRQAYQEHQQKWDKAVTDLNQVLNQIGGAVGIASENYVNTEMSNSKLWG; encoded by the coding sequence ATGTCGATGATCAAGGTCGATCCGCACGTCCTGCAGGAAGCGCACTCGCAGATGAAGTCCATCGCGCAGGGCATGGACCAGAAGCTGGACACGCTCCGCTCGGGTCTGCAGCGGATGGAGTGGGAAGGTAGCGACCGGCAGGCCTACCAGGAGCACCAGCAGAAGTGGGACAAGGCCGTCACCGACCTGAACCAGGTGCTCAACCAGATCGGCGGTGCGGTCGGCATCGCCAGCGAGAACTACGTCAACACCGAGATGAGCAACTCCAAGCTGTGGGGCTGA
- the eccD gene encoding type VII secretion integral membrane protein EccD — MANAVGSGLCRVTIVAPKTRIDLALPEDVPLADLLPTLLRYAGEDLADDGTTKGGWVLARLGGMVLDSTRSAGQLGIRDGEQLYFTPRSTSAPDAVFDDVVDAIATATQERGGRWGPSFTRRFGLGAAIGALVLGLGLLLTAGPPQLPPALGGLGIAVALLVTAAISARAMANSQTGSMLALLAVAYATVGGLLVAAGDHGAGDLRAAHLLIGGGVAVLFAVLAAVAVADYAHLFLAAAICTFGLVVGAALSLVAGISAAGSGGIVGALALVFTSALPTLSFRLGRLPMPTIPSGPEELRTDTETVDGERVLSQSDAADRHLTGLLGATALLGLGAEFAVAFGGSGWPRLILLAVLALVLLARSRSFAGGWQRLPLMIAGMLGLGLTAVAGFAAAGPLLRLVAVVPGVLVVAVISLICGLTLPQARVMPVWTKVVDIVEVLLIVAVIPLVLWICGAYAFIRSIKG, encoded by the coding sequence GTGGCCAACGCCGTCGGCAGCGGGTTGTGCCGGGTCACGATCGTCGCGCCGAAGACCCGGATCGACCTGGCACTGCCCGAAGACGTCCCGCTCGCCGACCTGCTCCCGACACTGCTGCGCTACGCCGGCGAAGACCTCGCCGACGACGGCACCACCAAGGGCGGCTGGGTGCTGGCCCGGCTTGGCGGCATGGTGCTGGACAGCACCCGCAGCGCCGGGCAGCTCGGCATCCGCGACGGCGAGCAGCTCTACTTCACCCCGCGCAGCACGTCGGCACCGGACGCGGTGTTCGACGACGTCGTCGACGCGATCGCCACCGCCACCCAGGAACGCGGCGGGCGGTGGGGCCCGTCGTTCACCCGCCGGTTCGGCCTGGGCGCCGCGATCGGCGCGCTGGTGCTCGGGCTCGGCCTGCTGCTCACCGCCGGCCCGCCGCAGCTGCCACCGGCGCTGGGCGGGCTCGGCATCGCGGTCGCGTTGCTGGTGACCGCGGCGATCTCGGCGCGGGCGATGGCCAACAGCCAGACCGGGTCGATGCTGGCGCTGCTCGCCGTCGCGTACGCGACGGTCGGCGGGCTGCTCGTCGCCGCCGGCGACCACGGCGCCGGCGATCTGCGAGCCGCGCACCTGCTGATCGGCGGCGGTGTGGCGGTGCTGTTCGCCGTCCTCGCCGCGGTGGCGGTCGCCGACTATGCGCACCTCTTCCTGGCCGCCGCGATCTGCACGTTCGGCCTGGTCGTCGGGGCGGCGCTGAGCCTGGTCGCCGGGATCAGCGCGGCCGGCTCGGGCGGCATCGTCGGCGCGCTCGCGCTGGTGTTCACCTCCGCGCTGCCGACGCTGTCGTTCCGGCTCGGCCGGCTGCCGATGCCGACCATCCCGTCCGGGCCGGAGGAGCTGCGCACCGACACGGAGACGGTGGACGGGGAGCGGGTGCTGTCGCAGAGCGACGCCGCCGACCGGCACCTGACCGGCCTGCTCGGTGCGACCGCGCTGCTCGGGCTCGGCGCCGAGTTCGCCGTCGCCTTCGGCGGATCCGGCTGGCCGCGGCTGATCCTGCTGGCCGTGCTGGCGCTGGTGCTGTTGGCGAGGTCGCGTTCGTTCGCCGGCGGCTGGCAGCGGTTGCCGCTGATGATCGCCGGGATGCTCGGGCTCGGTCTGACCGCGGTGGCCGGGTTCGCCGCCGCGGGGCCACTACTGCGGTTGGTCGCGGTCGTTCCCGGGGTGCTCGTCGTCGCGGTGATCAGCCTGATCTGCGGTCTCACCCTGCCGCAGGCCCGGGTGATGCCGGTGTGGACCAAGGTCGTCGACATCGTCGAGGTGCTGCTGATCGTCGCGGTGATCCCGCTGGTGCTGTGGATCTGCGGGGCGTACGCGTTCATCCGCTCCATCAAGGGCTGA
- the eccCa gene encoding type VII secretion protein EccCa codes for MTTVVFRRPARRPGPQLPRGELLLESPPEVPEQLPRSIGQILMILPMLAGAGAMAFMYAGRGGGMMTYLAGGMFGVSMLGMAVGQIGGGSGDKKAELNAERRDYMRYLAQVRKRVRRAAEAQRSALTWKHPEPDALWSIAASRRMWERRVNDDDFGEVRVAVGPQKLAVKIVTPETKPVEDLEPMSAIALRRFVRTFNTVPNLPTAVSFRAFSRIVLRGDREADLGAARSLLCQAAVLHAPDDLRIAVVTPTENFATWDWVKWLPHNQYSRRSDAAGASRLVFETMRELEELLGDEIAARPRHSPDAKPITEVPHLLVILDGGEVAPDCQLAGAGLMGTTVLDLNGIVPRDAGRWLLCLDLWPDRAEVYRGDRSTPIGRPDHVSREQAEAIGRQLAPHRMSAQTGPEDALATAYELTDLLGVGDAGTLDPHRTWRPNKPNRERLRIPLGRGPDGNVVELDFKEAAQEGMGPHGLIIGATGSGKSELLRTIVSALAINHSSEELNLVLVDFKGGATFASLDVLPHTSAVITNLEDEIELVDRMKDALAGEMVRRQELLRAAGNYVSQYEYEKARRAGEPLEPLPALLIICDEFSELLAAKPDFIELFVMIGRLGRSLAVHLLLASQRLEEGKLRGLDTHLSYRIGLRTFSAVESRIVLGVPDAYELPNAPGHGYLKADTSTMLRFRGAYVSGPYQQGAAKERAKALVSNKVVRYSVDHTPELELPEEPAAQPEPAEQGGKQTATLEVIAERLTGQGKPAHQVWLPPLAAPPPLSELLPELTVDPNRGLCPAGSALLGTLTTPVGVVDKPYEQKRDLFWAELGGAGGNVIIVGSPQSGKSTMLRSLIASMSLTHTPREVQFFCLDFGGGSLTGLRDLPHVAGVATRREAEAVRRTVAEVIGLLDEREGRFTELGVESIATYRRRRADGEFADDPFGDVFMVVDGWGTLREDFDEYEQRLTSLAQRGLGFGVHLVITAARWAEVRINMRDLLGTRFELKLGDPAESEIDRRAAANVPARTPGRGLSPQKLHFLSGVPRIDGQATDENLGDGVADLVRRVDEGWTRDPAPKVRLLPREFAAAEFIERAPQTPAGVVTIGLDESRLAPVALNFATEPHFYALGDSECGKSSMLRMIAKQIVAKTTPQQARIIMADYRRSMLGTIEGDHLLGYAASGQAFGEMMGSVVGAMKERLPGPNVTPEQLRDRSWWKGPDLYVIVDDYDLVASPSGNPLQPIAEFLPQARDIGLHVILTRRCGGAARAMYDQVLQRLKELDSPALLMSGNREEGALFGNLRPSPQPPGRGTLIRRREGNELIQVAFDPPA; via the coding sequence ATGACGACGGTGGTGTTCCGACGCCCGGCCCGACGGCCCGGCCCGCAGTTGCCGCGTGGTGAACTCCTGCTGGAGTCGCCGCCGGAGGTGCCGGAGCAGCTGCCCCGCAGCATCGGCCAGATCCTGATGATCCTGCCGATGCTGGCCGGCGCCGGCGCGATGGCCTTCATGTACGCGGGCCGCGGCGGCGGCATGATGACCTACCTGGCCGGGGGCATGTTCGGGGTGTCGATGCTGGGCATGGCGGTCGGCCAGATCGGTGGCGGCAGCGGCGACAAGAAGGCCGAGCTGAACGCCGAGCGGCGCGACTACATGCGCTACCTCGCGCAGGTACGCAAACGGGTGCGGCGGGCGGCGGAGGCGCAGCGTTCGGCGCTGACCTGGAAGCACCCGGAGCCGGACGCGTTGTGGTCGATCGCCGCGTCGCGGCGGATGTGGGAGCGGCGGGTCAACGACGACGACTTCGGTGAGGTCCGGGTCGCGGTGGGCCCGCAGAAACTCGCCGTCAAGATCGTCACGCCGGAGACGAAACCGGTCGAGGACCTGGAGCCGATGAGCGCGATCGCGCTGCGCCGCTTCGTCCGTACCTTCAACACGGTGCCGAACCTGCCGACCGCGGTGTCGTTCCGCGCGTTCAGCCGGATCGTGCTGCGCGGCGACCGGGAGGCGGACCTCGGTGCCGCCCGTTCCCTGCTCTGCCAGGCCGCGGTGCTGCACGCACCGGACGACCTGCGGATTGCCGTGGTGACCCCGACGGAGAACTTCGCCACCTGGGACTGGGTCAAGTGGCTGCCGCACAACCAGTACTCGCGGCGCAGCGACGCGGCCGGCGCGTCCCGGCTGGTGTTCGAGACGATGCGGGAGCTGGAGGAGCTGCTCGGCGACGAGATCGCCGCGCGCCCGCGGCACTCGCCGGACGCCAAACCGATCACGGAGGTGCCGCACCTGCTGGTGATTCTGGACGGCGGCGAGGTCGCGCCGGACTGCCAGCTGGCCGGCGCCGGCCTGATGGGTACCACGGTGCTCGACCTGAACGGCATCGTGCCGCGCGACGCCGGCCGCTGGCTGCTCTGCCTGGACCTGTGGCCGGACCGCGCCGAGGTTTATCGCGGCGATCGGAGCACCCCGATCGGCCGGCCGGATCACGTCAGCCGGGAGCAGGCCGAGGCGATCGGCCGGCAGCTGGCGCCGCACCGGATGTCCGCGCAGACCGGGCCGGAGGACGCGCTGGCCACCGCGTACGAGCTGACCGACCTGCTGGGCGTCGGTGACGCCGGCACCCTGGACCCGCACCGCACCTGGCGGCCGAACAAGCCGAACCGGGAGCGGCTGCGCATCCCGCTCGGCCGCGGCCCGGACGGCAACGTGGTCGAGCTGGACTTCAAGGAGGCCGCGCAGGAGGGCATGGGGCCACACGGGCTGATCATCGGCGCGACCGGTTCCGGCAAGTCCGAGCTGCTGCGCACGATCGTCTCGGCGCTGGCGATCAACCACTCCTCCGAGGAACTCAACCTGGTGCTGGTCGACTTCAAGGGTGGCGCGACGTTCGCCTCGCTGGACGTGCTGCCGCACACCAGCGCGGTGATCACCAACCTGGAGGACGAGATCGAGCTGGTCGACCGGATGAAGGACGCGCTGGCCGGCGAGATGGTGCGCCGCCAGGAGCTGCTCCGGGCGGCCGGCAACTACGTCTCGCAGTACGAGTACGAGAAGGCCCGGCGGGCCGGAGAGCCGCTGGAACCGTTGCCGGCGCTGCTGATCATCTGCGACGAGTTCTCCGAGCTGCTGGCCGCGAAGCCCGACTTCATCGAGCTGTTCGTGATGATCGGCCGGCTCGGCCGGTCGCTCGCGGTGCACCTGCTGCTCGCGTCCCAGCGGTTGGAGGAGGGCAAGCTGCGGGGCCTGGACACCCACCTGTCCTACCGGATCGGCCTGCGTACCTTCTCCGCGGTCGAGTCGCGCATCGTGCTGGGCGTGCCCGACGCGTACGAGCTGCCGAACGCGCCCGGGCACGGCTATCTCAAGGCCGACACGTCCACGATGCTGCGGTTCCGCGGCGCGTACGTCTCCGGCCCGTACCAGCAGGGCGCGGCGAAGGAACGCGCGAAGGCGTTGGTGTCCAACAAGGTGGTGCGCTACAGCGTCGACCACACCCCCGAGCTGGAGCTGCCGGAGGAGCCGGCGGCGCAACCGGAACCGGCGGAGCAGGGCGGCAAGCAGACCGCCACGCTGGAGGTGATCGCGGAGCGGCTGACCGGCCAGGGCAAGCCGGCGCACCAGGTCTGGCTGCCGCCGCTGGCCGCGCCGCCGCCGCTGTCCGAGCTGCTGCCGGAGCTGACGGTGGACCCGAACCGGGGCCTGTGCCCGGCGGGTTCGGCGCTGCTCGGCACGCTGACCACCCCGGTCGGTGTCGTCGACAAGCCGTACGAGCAGAAGCGTGACCTGTTCTGGGCCGAGCTGGGCGGCGCCGGCGGCAACGTGATCATCGTGGGCAGCCCGCAGTCCGGCAAGAGCACCATGCTGCGCTCGCTGATCGCGTCGATGTCGCTCACCCACACGCCGCGCGAGGTGCAGTTCTTCTGCCTGGACTTCGGTGGCGGTTCACTCACCGGGCTGCGCGACCTGCCGCACGTCGCCGGGGTGGCGACCCGGCGCGAGGCGGAGGCGGTCCGGCGGACCGTCGCCGAGGTGATCGGGCTGCTGGACGAGCGGGAGGGACGGTTCACCGAGCTGGGCGTCGAGTCGATCGCCACGTACCGGCGACGGCGGGCCGACGGCGAGTTCGCCGACGACCCGTTCGGCGACGTGTTCATGGTGGTGGACGGCTGGGGGACGCTGCGCGAGGACTTCGACGAGTACGAGCAGCGGCTGACCAGCCTGGCCCAGCGCGGCCTGGGGTTCGGAGTGCACCTGGTGATCACGGCGGCCCGCTGGGCCGAGGTCCGGATCAACATGCGCGACCTGCTGGGGACCAGGTTCGAGCTGAAGCTGGGCGACCCGGCCGAGTCGGAGATCGACCGCCGGGCGGCGGCGAACGTGCCGGCCCGCACGCCGGGGCGCGGCCTGTCCCCGCAGAAGCTGCACTTCCTGTCCGGGGTGCCGCGCATCGACGGGCAGGCCACCGACGAGAACCTCGGCGACGGCGTGGCCGACCTGGTCCGCCGGGTCGACGAGGGTTGGACCAGGGACCCGGCGCCGAAGGTGCGGTTGCTGCCCCGGGAGTTCGCGGCGGCGGAGTTCATCGAGCGCGCACCGCAGACACCGGCCGGCGTCGTCACGATCGGCTTGGACGAGAGCCGGCTGGCCCCGGTGGCGCTCAACTTCGCGACCGAGCCGCACTTCTACGCGCTCGGTGATTCCGAGTGCGGCAAGTCGTCGATGCTGCGGATGATCGCGAAGCAGATCGTCGCGAAGACGACACCGCAGCAGGCGCGCATCATCATGGCCGACTACCGGAGGTCGATGCTGGGCACGATCGAGGGCGACCACCTGCTCGGGTACGCCGCGTCCGGGCAGGCGTTCGGCGAGATGATGGGTTCGGTGGTGGGCGCGATGAAGGAGCGCCTGCCCGGCCCGAACGTCACGCCCGAGCAGCTGCGCGACCGTAGCTGGTGGAAGGGCCCCGATCTGTACGTCATCGTCGACGACTACGACCTGGTCGCGAGCCCGTCCGGCAACCCGCTGCAACCGATCGCCGAGTTCCTCCCGCAGGCCAGGGACATCGGCCTGCACGTGATCCTCACCCGGCGTTGCGGTGGCGCCGCCCGGGCCATGTACGACCAGGTGTTGCAGCGGTTGAAGGAACTCGACAGTCCGGCGCTGTTGATGTCCGGCAACCGCGAGGAGGGCGCCCTGTTCGGCAACCTGCGGCCGAGTCCGCAGCCGCCCGGCCGTGGCACGCTGATCCGGCGGCGGGAGGGCAACGAACTCATCCAGGTGGCCTTCGATCCGCCGGCCTGA
- the eccE gene encoding type VII secretion protein EccE: MVMTQAPPPARGAVRLDDANLGEVTFAPRGGRRRFGGVRVGQFVLVEVALAALIIAANLHSAYWLGGTGVLALVLLFLAFGRAGGHWWTEWLLLRRRYQRRKDGRGASTDDARLAALRRLVPELSIRTVEDRGNRIGIGQDEAGWFAVVAVAPRTGLRGDPTESLPLEAMARVLDEGGLRVSVLQIVVHTIPGPAAMLDDTAPAARSYRQLASDDMGVEPIDQRCWVAVRLDPTTASQAAATRGGGVDGVHRALSTAIGRLGKAISGAGLEYELLDAEGVRDALAQSCGVTGYVDPGSVGQIGEEWSSWRAGGLAHACFWVRDWPRLRDVGGVIGRLARTPAVLTSVAVTMSPGDDGIDFRTLVRVGGQPEQLSGNCRALQHLARVSRAKLFRLNGEQAPSVYATAPSGGGAQ, from the coding sequence ATGGTGATGACGCAGGCACCACCGCCCGCCCGGGGCGCCGTCCGACTGGACGACGCGAACCTCGGCGAGGTGACGTTCGCGCCGCGCGGCGGCCGGCGTCGGTTCGGCGGCGTCCGGGTCGGCCAGTTCGTCCTGGTCGAGGTCGCGCTGGCCGCGTTGATCATCGCCGCCAACCTGCACTCCGCCTACTGGCTCGGCGGCACCGGCGTGCTCGCGCTGGTGCTGCTGTTCCTGGCGTTCGGCCGGGCCGGCGGGCACTGGTGGACCGAATGGCTGCTGCTGCGCCGCCGCTACCAGCGGCGCAAGGACGGCCGCGGCGCGAGTACCGACGACGCCCGGCTCGCCGCGCTGCGCCGGCTGGTGCCCGAGCTGTCCATCCGCACCGTCGAGGACCGCGGCAACCGGATCGGCATCGGCCAGGACGAAGCCGGATGGTTCGCGGTGGTCGCCGTCGCGCCACGCACCGGGCTGCGCGGCGACCCGACCGAGTCGCTGCCGCTGGAGGCGATGGCGCGGGTGCTCGACGAGGGTGGCCTGCGCGTCTCGGTGCTGCAGATCGTCGTGCACACCATCCCCGGCCCGGCGGCGATGCTGGACGACACCGCGCCGGCCGCCCGGTCGTACCGGCAGCTCGCCTCCGACGACATGGGCGTGGAACCGATCGACCAGCGATGCTGGGTCGCGGTCCGGCTCGACCCGACGACCGCGTCGCAGGCCGCCGCCACCCGCGGCGGCGGCGTGGACGGTGTGCACCGGGCGCTGTCCACCGCGATCGGCCGGCTCGGCAAGGCGATCAGCGGCGCCGGCCTGGAGTACGAGCTGCTCGACGCCGAGGGTGTCCGCGACGCGCTGGCCCAGTCCTGCGGGGTCACCGGATACGTCGACCCCGGTTCGGTCGGCCAGATCGGCGAGGAGTGGTCCAGCTGGCGGGCCGGCGGCTTGGCGCACGCCTGCTTCTGGGTGCGGGACTGGCCCCGGCTGCGCGACGTCGGCGGCGTGATCGGCCGGCTGGCCCGCACCCCCGCGGTGCTGACCAGCGTCGCGGTCACGATGTCACCCGGCGACGACGGCATCGACTTCCGCACCCTGGTCCGGGTCGGCGGCCAGCCCGAGCAGCTGAGCGGCAACTGCCGTGCGCTGCAGCACTTGGCGCGGGTGTCCCGGGCCAAGCTGTTCCGGCTCAACGGAGAGCAGGCGCCGTCGGTGTACGCGACCGCGCCGAGTGGAGGTGGCGCCCAGTGA